The proteins below come from a single Metarhizium brunneum chromosome 1, complete sequence genomic window:
- the ATR2 gene encoding Cytochrome P450 monooxygenase ATR2 — MSMELAGVSGPAPVKINKLLLRITAMASGRAFVGPKLWLKEEYIDNAINFTTDFMMAVASVAFLPVWLRPILSPIMPLVRALHRRIQSEKKLMYPVVLSRRELGATVGSSMKPDDLLEWLIDNTAGAGDEDDMSIIHKQMVTSFAAVHTSSQTMTNMFYTLAAEPHVAAMLLEEVREVLGKHEGKFTLQSLQELKKMDSFAEETWMSRAPTNTSNDMIIASVQRKVLKPFALSNGQVVPAGVIIECANKAICDDPAIYDKPEVFDALRFYKTRKTKDTMSENKKSIFMLGASESQFVSTGPLSLWWGYGKHACPGRFFASSMIKMVTAKTLMQYELGLPDGVTKRCENIVYGDIIMPDVEKTIVLRKRSDGGF; from the exons ATGAGCATGGAACTTGCTGGCGTATCAGGACCGGCGCCAGTCAAGATAAACAAATTGCTTCTTCGAATaacggccatggcgtctgGTCGGGCCTTTGTTGGCCCTAAGCTCTGGCTTAAAGAGGAATACATCGATAATGCCATCAACTTCACCACGGATTTCATGATGGCGGTTGCTAGTGTGGCCTTCCTGCCGGTGTGGTTACGGCCTATCCTCAGTCCAATCATGCCATTGGTCAGGGCGCTACATCGGCGCATTCAAAGTGAAAAGAAGCTAATGTATCCAGTGGTCCTTTCCCGGAGAGAGCTTGGTGCGACAGTGGGATCGTCGATGAAGCCTGACGACTTGCTGGAATGGCTCATCGACAACACAGCCGgagccggcgacgaggacgatatGAGCATTATACACAAACAAATGGTCACGTCATTCGCCGCGGTTCATACATCTTCACAGACAATGACCAATAT GTTTTATACTCTTGCGGCAGAGCCTCACGTTGCAGCCATGCTCCTGGAAGAGGTACGAGAGGTACTTGGGAAGCACGAGGGCAAGTTTACTCTCCAGTCACTGCAAGaattgaagaagatggataGTTTTGCCGAGGAGACT TGGATGAGTCGCGCGCCTACGAATACGTCCAATGACATGATTATAGCCTCGGTTCAACGCAAAGTTCTCAAACCTTTTGCTCTGTCCAACGGCCAAGTCGTCCCGGCTGGCGTTATTATCGAGTGTGCAAACAAGGCCATTTGCGACGACCCTGCCATATACGACAAGCCCGAAGTCTTTGATGCTCTTCGGTTTTACAAGACGCGCAAAACAAAGGATACAATGAGTGAAAATAAAAAGTCTATTTTCATGCTCGGCGCGTCTGAGAGCCAATTTGTTAGCACAGGACCCCTAAGCCTGTGGTGGGGATACGGCAAGCATGCCTGCCCTGGTCGTTTCTTCGCCTCAAGCATGATCAAAATGGTTACTGCAAAGACATTGATGCAGTATGAGTTGGGACTGCCTGACGGTGTTACAAAACGTTGTGAGAATATTGTCTATGGCGACATT ATTATGCCAGACGTGGAAAAGACTATTGTACTCAGGAAAAGATCAGATGGTGGATTTTAG
- the BOA4_0 gene encoding Cytochrome P450 monooxygenase BOA4 translates to MVSFWVLNHLSRGLLLYGLCLMLALTLSALLNGLFSHKRNELKARSSRFILIEPFYILKSRLVAWSFLIPGPSIIQTTYEKSNGAPFSVDTPNNTIVLVSDWKHIKEINAAPEGTLSLLGAAKDVLQPKHTMTNFDWTNKRGSDGAPLQMALRAGIKMIEHTLIIAEILRMVPGIVSDPLGKFLSSRLDSGSVMTNALVAVVSERFRDAELRKLRRDIPEKNDCIQWIMDHAPPTQALGPEYVDILREEIEQTGWEAFDKAGGQILPLMDSFLKESARLNPIESVSTRRKVLKPFHFSDGTSVQPGQWVCSAPRAMNRNPETWAKADEFYGFRFVKPEVLDAAQKSISSFGTVLPLAKSTESFTIPEAGKASEYTNLSDWQQWGTGKASCTGRWYAAAAIKTMIGLFITKYDFQLVDPKAKRYFSWRTFIYPYEGTPIALTPRMVLDRDLGQ, encoded by the exons ATGGTGTCTTTTTGGGTCCTGAATCACCTCTCTCGAGGCCTTCTCCTTTACGGCCTTTGCCTCATGCTAGCTCTAACGCTGTCTGCCTTGCTCAACGGCTTGTTCAGTCACAAACGCAATGAGCTCAAGGCAAGAAGCTCCCGCTTCATTCTCATTGAACCTTTTTATATTCTTAAATCGCGTCTCGTCGCATGGTCCTTTCTCATCCCGGGGCCGTCCATTATCCAAACGACGTATGAAAAG TCGAATGGCGCGCCGTTCTCTGTAGATACCCCAAATAATACCATTGTCCTGGTCTCGGACTGGAAGCACATCAAGGAGATCAATGCCGCTCCGGAAGGGACTCTCTCGCTGTTGGgagccgccaaagacgtgCTCCAGCCAAAGCACACCATGACAAACTTTGACTGGACGAACAAGCGTGGTTCTGATGGCGCGCCGCTGCAGATGGCTTTGCGAG CCGGCATCAAGATGATCGAGCACACGCTGATTATTGCCGAGATCCTGCGCATGGTCCCGGGCATAGTATCCGA TCCTCTCGGCAAATTCTTGTCGAGCCGGCTTGACTCCGGCAGCGTCATGACCAACGCCCTGGTCGCCGTCGTCTCGGAGAGATTTCGAGATGCAGAGCTCCGCAAGCTGAGACGTGACATTCCCGAAAAGAATGACTGCATCCAATGGATCATGGACCATGCCCCCCCGACACAAGCCCTGGG GCCTGAATACGTGGACATTCTTCGAGAAGAAATTGAACAAACGGGGTGGGAGGCATTTGACAAGGCTGGCGGACAGATCTTGCCTCTTATGGATAGTTTTCTCAAGGAGTCGGCGCGCCTCAACCCCAttgagtctg TCAGCACTCGCCGAAAAGTCCTGAAGCCGTTCCATTTCTCGGACGGGACGTCGGTCCAGCCGGGGCAATGGGTCTGCTCCGCGCCGAGAGCAATGAACCGAAACCCGGAAACGtgggccaaggccgacgagTTCTACGGCTTCAGGTTCGTCAAGCCCGAAGTTCTGGACGCGGCTCAGAAAAGCATCAGTAGCTTCGGCACGGTTCTGCCCTTGGCTAAATCCACTGAGTCGTTTACAATCCCCGAGGCGGGCAAGGCATCCGAGTACACAAATTTGTCAGACTGGCAGCAATGGGGAACCGGAAAGGCTTCGTG CACGGGAAGATGGTATGCCGCTGCAGCGATTAAAACCATGATCGGGCTGTTCATCACCAAATACGACTTTCAACTTGTGGACCCCAAGGCTAAGAGATATTTTTCTTGGAGGACTTTTATCTATCCATATGAAGGCACACCGATTGCTCTGACGCCGAGAATGGTACTGGACAGAGACTTGGGACAGTAG
- the betA_0 gene encoding Oxygen-dependent choline dehydrogenase — protein sequence MFSQSGKQHQPLPESRQQLQSSTLQRTKHAFLYAVAGKGWLRSAVDRAILLCTSHFDEEKGAVLATDAADDGETLPDVEIMVVPVGSLPELYPGKSMFTLQTCLIQPESTGTIEITSPDPGVDARIQLNILSDPSDWQVARKACRFALALAEHFIYQSGYPSEARVFAGPGSVGAREWKEGDWRVVSDQEIDTYIGMYVGCGFHLTSSCPMGREEDEGVVDSQLRVHGFKNLRIADASVLPCVPPGHLMAPTYMISERCADFIKHGRN from the coding sequence ATGTTTTCGCAAAGTGGAAAACAGCATCAACCTCTGCCAGAATCGCGACAGCAACTGCAGTCCAGCACCTTGCAAAGGACTAAACACGCCTTTCTCTATGCTGTGGCAGGCAAAGGCTGGCTCAGGTCGGCGGTGGATCGTGCAATCTTGTTGTGCACTTCGCACTTTGACGAGGAAAAGGGCGCCGTGCTTGCCACGGACGCTGCGGATGATGGAGAAACCCTGCCAGATGTTGAGATCATGGTGGTCCCAGTCGGATCCTTGCCGGAGCTGTATCCCGGCAAATCCATGTTTACGCTTCAGACGTGCTTGATTCAGCCCGAGTCGACAGGCACCATTGAGATTACAAGCCCCGATCCCGGGGTAGACGCCAGGATCCAGCTCAATATTTTGTCAGATCCGAGCGATTGGCAAGTGGCACGGAAAGCCTGCCGCTTTGCACTCGCCTTGGCTGAGCACTTTATTTACCAGTCCGGATATCCCTCCGAGGCTCGAGTGTTTGCGGGCCCGGGCAGTGTTGGCGCCCGGGAGTGGAAAGAAGGGGACTGGCGTGTCGTCTCGGATCAAGAGATTGACACATACATTGGAATGTACGTTGGCTGTGGCTTCCATCTCACTAGCTCGTGTCCCATGGGGAGGGAAGAGGACGAGGGGGTTGTTGACAGCCAACTGCGTGTCCATGGCTTCAAGAACCTGAGAATCGCGGATGCGAGTGTCCTACCTTGTGTTCCCCCGGGACACCTCATGGCGCCTACGTACATGATATCTGAGAGATGTGCTGATTTTATTAAGCATGGACGGAACTGA
- the aclA gene encoding MFS efflux transporter aclA, protein MNSHGVSHHPIIGGALAEVNWRWVFWLNLPVSGASALVIFFLLQVKTRRRQTWRAALARVDFLGNAIFMPSMTSLFFGLIMGGTPGYEWGSWRVVMPIVLGIVGWAVFHVHQASRFCAEPTMPPRIFKKSTGVMAFIIIFLASIIVQAVSTFLPIYFQAVKDATPLESGICFLAFAVALVVFGSVAAGTLDSGRGKWIGYQIIAACGAGFIFTASLPSALASLAEKDVATATSAFAFVRALGLVWGVTMSAIVFNGQVNHNLHYVDDANMRQLLTDGRAYAFTSGSENGDLSIAKLPEPTR, encoded by the exons ATGAACTCGCACGGAGTCTCTCACCACCCCATCATCGGCGGTGCCTTGGCCGAGGTGAACTGGCGATGGGTTTTCTGGCTGAATCTACCAGTGTCTGGGGCGTCTGCCTTGGTCATATTCTTTCTCTTGCAGGTCAAAACCCGGCGCCGTCAGACGTGGCGCGCCGCCCTCGCTCGCGTGGATTTCTTGGGCAATGCCATCTTCATGCCGTCCATGACCAGTCTATTCTTCGGCCTCATCATGGGCGGCACGCCTGGCTACGAATGGGGCTCATGGCGAGTCGTTATGCCCATCGTATTGGGCATCGTTGGCTGGGCCGTCTTCCACGTCCACCAGGCCTCTCGGTTTTGTGCTGAACCTACCATGCCTCCCCGGATCTTCAAAAAGTCTACGGGAGTCAtggccttcatcatcattttTCTCGCATCCATCATCGTACAAGCCGTCAGTACCTTTCTACCAATCTACTTTCAGGCTGTCAAAGACGCAACGCCACTCGAGTCGGGCATCTGCTTCctggcctttgccgtcgccctcgtggTATTTGGCAGTGTAGCAGCAGGTACCTT GGACTCTGGCCGCGGTAAATGGATCGGTTACCAGATTATTGCTGCTTGCGGAGCGGGCTTCATCTTCACGGCCTCGCTGCCCTCGGCGCTCGCATCACTGGCAGAAAAGGATGTAGCGACGGCTACCagtgcctttgcctttgtgaGAGCCCTTGGGCTGGTTTGGGGCGTTACCATGTCCGCCATTGTCTTCAATGGCCAGGTAAACCATAACCTGCACTACGTGGATGACGCCAACATGCGACAATTGCTGACAGACGGCCGTGCCTACGCATTCACGTCTGGTTCTGAGAATGGCGACCTATCGATCGCAAAGTTGCCAGAGCCCACCAGGTGA